GACTTGCTTCCAGTAAGACCTGCAGCTCATTATAGTATTGGTGGTATTAAAACTGATATTCACGGTAGAACTAATGTCGAAAGTCTATATGCAATTGGTGAATGTGCGTCTAATGGTTTTCATGGTGCTAATAGATTAGCTAGTAATTCTTTACTTGAATGTATTGTTTGTGCTGACTTCATTGCTGAGGCTATTCTTGGTCTTAATTTAGACGGAAACATCAATAAAAAACTTATTGATAGTGTTTCTCAAATGGAATCTACACGTGAGTATGATGAAAACGAGTTTGATGAAGATGAAGAGATTGAATACTGTTCTGATTACAAGCTTACTAATATTTATGATGAGCAAAAAGCTCTCGATGAAAATTATGACTTGATTAGACAAGTAATTTCAAAAAACCTGGGTGTAGAGAGAAGAGAAAAATCTCTACGTTCTACTTTAAAATATCTTGAATCACTTACTGACTGCAAAGAGAAGACAGTTGCTACTTTACTTACTAATTCTGCTTTGCAACGCAAAGAAAGTCGTGGTGCTCATTATAGAGTTGATTCACCCAAGAGTTTGAGTGCACAAGCTAGATCTACTATCTTGTCTAAAGATTCAATGACAATCAAAGATTCTGACAGATCAAGAAGAATCATATTAAAGGCAGTTGCAAAGTGATTAAAACCAGAATAGCACCAAGCCCAACAGGCAGCCTGCATCTAGGTACCGTAAGAACAGCTCTTTATAACCAATTGCTCGCTAAATCATTAGCTGGCAAGTTTTGCTTCCGTTTGGAAGATACTGATAGAACTAGAAGCCATGAGGATTTTACCAAAGAAATTATTGAGGGTTTTAAATGGCTCAATATTGATTGGGATGGAGAGATGATTCGTCAATCTGAAAGAGGATCTAAGTATCAAGAATATGTAGATCAATTGCTTGCTAATTCCAAAGCCTATAAGTGTTACGCCAACGCAGAAGAACTTGAGGAAATGCGCAAACTACAAAAAGCTAGCAAGCTCCCTGAGGGCTATGATAATCGTGGACGTAACTTAAGTGCTGAGCAAGTTCAACAGTATGAAGCTGAAGCACGCAAATTTGTTATTCGCCTGAATTTAGGAGTTGATCGCAATATTGAATGGAATGATGTTGTTAGAGGTTCAATGTCTATTAATACCAAAGATCTTGGTGGTGATCCGATTATCCAGAAATTTGATGGTCAAGTACTTTACAACTTTGCTGTTGTTGTTGATGATCATGAAATGTTGATGACTCATGTCTTTAGAGGTGAGGACCATTTGACCAACACTGCAAAACAAATTGCCATTTACCAAGCTCTTGGTTTTAAAGAACCAATTTTTGGACACTTACCTTTGATTTTTACTAAAGACAAACAGAAGTTATCTAAGCGCAAACACGGTGATATAGCGGGTGTAGAGAAATATCGCAAAGAGGGTTATTTACCTGAGGCTCTGGTTAATTATTTAATTGCTACTAGTTATAGTGCTATTAATGATAATGAAATATATACTCTTGATGAGGCTGCTAAGACTTTTGATCCAAATAGAATAAGTAAAAGTCCGGCAATTTATGATATTGCCAAACTTAATTGGTTCAATAGAGAATATATCAACAAGTTTAGTCATGATGAATTGATGGCTCACTTGAAGCCTTATCTCAAATATGACTTGTCTGTTTTTGATGAAACTCAACAAAAAGAATTATTCGATGCAATTAGAGGTAATTTAAACAAGTTTGATGAGATTAATGACAATGTATCATACTTCTTTGATGAAGAAACCATTGATGAAAAACAAATTAAATTTGTAACGGAAGCTAAAGCTGTTTTAGAAAAACTCATTGCGATTTTGTCTATTGAAGGTTTTGACTTTGATAATGCTGTCCAAATCAAAGAAGAAATTAACATGATTGGAGAAGAACTTGGGCTTAAAGCCAAGCAATTATTTTGGCCTATTCGCATTGCTCTTTGCTCAAGATCACATGGTCCTGACTTAGGATTTATCATCTCTCTATTGGGCAAAGACAAGTCTTTGGCTAGGCTCTCTAAGCATGTCTAAGAATGCACTGAAAAATGCAAAGTCTCAACCCTTATCTGTCACGTGCGTCGCACGGACAGAACCTTTTTTTATGGACCCGACTAGAAAAACTTCGTTTTCAGCGTGTCCCTAAGTTTTGAACCCCGTTTTTCTTTTTATATCCTATAATAAAACCAGATGGCAGGTTTAATGACTAAAAAAACAGATTTAGTTGCAAAGAAACAAGAAATTCGCAAAACTGCTAGAGATCAGTTAGCTTTAATTGCTGCTGACCGAAAAGATTTTTATGCAAGACAAACAGATTTGATTAATCAAATCTGTTTGTCTGCTGAGTTTAAAAATGCCAAAGTAATTTTGACTTATTACTCAATAGGTAATGAGTTTGATTTGAGTTCGATGATAATTAGTAATCCTAACAAGAGATGGGTTTTAGCTCGAGCTATTGGAGCATCTCGGATGCTTTTGTTTGAAGCTGGTGAATTATTTGATTTGATCGAAACCAAGTTTGCTGTCAAAGCTCCTCCTGCAACCAATACTTTAGTGAATATCACTGAAATTGATTTGATACTTGTACCTGGTTTAGCTTTCTCAAAAACCAAACAAAGAATTGGTAGAGGTGGCGGTTAT
The genomic region above belongs to Cyanobacteriota bacterium and contains:
- a CDS encoding 5-formyltetrahydrofolate cyclo-ligase — its product is MAGLMTKKTDLVAKKQEIRKTARDQLALIAADRKDFYARQTDLINQICLSAEFKNAKVILTYYSIGNEFDLSSMIISNPNKRWVLARAIGASRMLLFEAGELFDLIETKFAVKAPPATNTLVNITEIDLILVPGLAFSKTKQRIGRGGGYYDRLLSTVKPSCKTIGICPKELVFDSLSVEKHDKKVKKLLAV
- the gltX gene encoding glutamate--tRNA ligase — translated: MIKTRIAPSPTGSLHLGTVRTALYNQLLAKSLAGKFCFRLEDTDRTRSHEDFTKEIIEGFKWLNIDWDGEMIRQSERGSKYQEYVDQLLANSKAYKCYANAEELEEMRKLQKASKLPEGYDNRGRNLSAEQVQQYEAEARKFVIRLNLGVDRNIEWNDVVRGSMSINTKDLGGDPIIQKFDGQVLYNFAVVVDDHEMLMTHVFRGEDHLTNTAKQIAIYQALGFKEPIFGHLPLIFTKDKQKLSKRKHGDIAGVEKYRKEGYLPEALVNYLIATSYSAINDNEIYTLDEAAKTFDPNRISKSPAIYDIAKLNWFNREYINKFSHDELMAHLKPYLKYDLSVFDETQQKELFDAIRGNLNKFDEINDNVSYFFDEETIDEKQIKFVTEAKAVLEKLIAILSIEGFDFDNAVQIKEEINMIGEELGLKAKQLFWPIRIALCSRSHGPDLGFIISLLGKDKSLARLSKHV